One genomic segment of Amycolatopsis sp. WQ 127309 includes these proteins:
- a CDS encoding gamma-glutamyl-gamma-aminobutyrate hydrolase family protein: protein MSRPLIALAASAEPVDDVSHIAVREVYVRALERVSGCAVAVVGGPAPYLAELLGRFDGVVFGGHQTDVQPARYGGAPRLAPADPARDELALRVLPAAVRARLPVLGVCRGLQELNVALGGTLRDLPHDGHREDLSQPRDRQYLPAHEIRLREGGVLRRLLGTSAVSVNSLHHQAIDRVAPDLRVEAVSADGVIEAVSATTGSFCLAVQWHPEWYAGTDPVSAALFREFGVAARLAAGRRSQLAEAG, encoded by the coding sequence GTGAGCCGCCCGCTGATCGCGCTCGCCGCGTCGGCCGAACCGGTCGACGACGTGTCGCACATCGCGGTGCGCGAGGTCTACGTCCGGGCCCTGGAACGGGTTTCCGGCTGCGCGGTGGCCGTCGTCGGCGGCCCCGCGCCGTACCTGGCGGAGCTGCTCGGCCGGTTCGACGGCGTCGTGTTCGGCGGCCACCAGACCGACGTCCAGCCCGCCCGCTACGGCGGCGCGCCCCGGCTCGCTCCGGCGGACCCGGCCCGCGACGAGCTCGCGTTGCGGGTGCTGCCCGCCGCGGTGCGGGCGCGGCTGCCGGTGCTGGGGGTCTGCCGCGGGCTGCAGGAGCTCAACGTCGCCCTGGGCGGCACGTTGCGCGACCTGCCCCACGACGGGCACCGCGAGGACCTTTCGCAGCCCCGGGACCGGCAGTACCTGCCCGCCCACGAGATCCGCCTGCGCGAAGGCGGGGTGCTGCGGCGGCTGCTGGGCACCTCGGCCGTCTCGGTCAACTCGCTGCACCACCAGGCCATCGACCGGGTCGCCCCGGACCTGCGGGTGGAAGCGGTGTCGGCCGACGGCGTGATCGAGGCCGTCTCGGCCACGACGGGCTCGTTCTGCCTCGCCGTGCAGTGGCACCCGGAGTGGTACGCGGGCACGGACCCGGTCTCCGCCGCGCTCTTCCGCGAGTTCGGCGTCGCGGCCCGGCTGGCGGCCGGCCGCCGATCGCAGCTGGCCGAGGCCGGCTGA
- a CDS encoding acyl carrier protein → MPSEPLDHRLFDCVQVNLAELADRLHGDGTHLALGRVLRFWPRPGADGLPTVEPRVDAHVTESATLLGMRVTRRERVAGADGLAPGPGCYVVADAYHLPWVPYFHEQHLEHSFLVEPAEDGVTVVDGYHNDTQWGAARPGRWMLGHAEFAEALPEGALTFDLVADGSATERTPLVELADAGSFVATYADHPDRVRALRGLTLQTWLLTRSRRLHAAAMELDTDAVRAHLAEWDALAKQVYLASRRVSAGREEPRALFPRLAECLAADHTAFGGIVETTATSTVDTAEVPVQVRESVTSVIGTVLGTEPPAGAGALGEIPGFSSFRMMEIVERIESDLGVEFAAEDLVPEKLTHVDGLCRAVLAAGGTR, encoded by the coding sequence ATGCCGTCTGAGCCGCTGGACCACCGCCTCTTCGACTGCGTCCAGGTGAACCTGGCCGAGCTCGCCGACCGCCTCCACGGCGACGGCACGCACCTCGCGCTGGGCCGGGTCCTGCGCTTCTGGCCCCGGCCGGGCGCGGACGGCCTGCCCACCGTCGAGCCGCGGGTCGACGCGCACGTGACCGAATCCGCCACCCTGCTGGGCATGCGCGTCACCCGGCGCGAGCGGGTCGCCGGCGCGGACGGCCTCGCACCGGGCCCCGGCTGTTACGTCGTGGCCGACGCCTACCACCTGCCCTGGGTGCCCTACTTCCACGAGCAGCACCTGGAGCACAGCTTCCTGGTCGAGCCGGCCGAGGACGGCGTCACCGTCGTGGACGGCTACCACAACGACACCCAGTGGGGCGCGGCCCGGCCGGGCCGCTGGATGCTCGGCCACGCGGAGTTCGCCGAAGCGCTCCCCGAGGGCGCGCTGACCTTCGACCTCGTCGCCGACGGCTCCGCCACCGAGCGCACGCCGCTGGTGGAACTGGCCGACGCCGGCTCGTTCGTGGCGACCTACGCCGATCACCCCGACCGGGTCCGGGCGTTGCGGGGCCTGACGTTGCAGACCTGGCTGCTCACCCGCAGCCGCCGCCTGCACGCCGCGGCCATGGAGCTGGACACCGACGCGGTGCGGGCGCACCTGGCGGAGTGGGACGCGCTGGCCAAGCAGGTCTACCTGGCGAGCCGCCGGGTGTCCGCGGGCCGTGAGGAGCCGCGTGCGCTGTTCCCGCGCCTCGCCGAGTGCCTCGCCGCGGACCACACCGCGTTCGGCGGCATCGTCGAGACCACCGCGACGTCCACAGTGGACACCGCCGAGGTCCCGGTGCAGGTCCGCGAGTCCGTCACCTCGGTGATCGGGACCGTGCTGGGCACCGAACCCCCCGCCGGCGCCGGCGCGCTCGGCGAGATCCCCGGCTTCAGCTCGTTCCGGATGATGGAGATCGTCGAGCGGATCGAAAGCGACCTCGGCGTCGAGTTCGCCGCCGAGGACCTGGTCCCGGAAAAGCTCACCCACGTCGACGGCCTCTGCCGCGCCGTCCTGGCCGCAGGAGGAACACGATGA
- a CDS encoding YitT family protein: MSSKARPRDLLQSPLIPPGRPVRRGSQLLFGLVLYGISDAMVVAAGLGVEPWDALAQGLTRTVGLSIGVWTNLIGAAVLLLWIPLRQKPGLGTLCNVLLVGTSMDVTLALLPSFDHLWLRWVVLIAGIVLNGFATGCYIGAQAGPGPRDGLMTGLAQRGHPIWAVRWGIEIAVLVIGFALGATVGIGTVLYACTIGPLAQLFMPLLDMGRGKGKPG; this comes from the coding sequence GTGTCTTCGAAAGCACGCCCGCGGGATCTGCTGCAGTCGCCGCTGATCCCGCCGGGCCGGCCCGTGCGGCGCGGGAGCCAGCTGCTCTTCGGGCTGGTGCTCTACGGGATCAGCGACGCGATGGTCGTGGCGGCCGGGCTCGGTGTCGAGCCGTGGGACGCGCTCGCCCAGGGGCTGACCCGCACGGTCGGGCTCAGCATCGGCGTCTGGACCAACCTCATCGGCGCCGCGGTGCTGCTGCTGTGGATCCCGCTGCGGCAGAAACCGGGGCTGGGCACGCTGTGCAACGTCCTGCTCGTCGGCACCTCGATGGACGTCACCCTCGCGCTGCTGCCGTCGTTCGACCACCTGTGGCTGCGCTGGGTCGTGCTGATCGCGGGCATCGTGCTCAACGGCTTCGCCACCGGCTGCTACATCGGCGCGCAGGCCGGGCCGGGGCCGCGCGACGGGCTGATGACCGGGCTGGCCCAGCGCGGGCACCCGATCTGGGCGGTGCGCTGGGGCATCGAGATCGCGGTGCTGGTGATCGGGTTCGCCCTCGGCGCCACCGTGGGCATCGGGACCGTGCTGTACGCCTGCACGATCGGGCCGCTGGCCCAGCTGTTCATGCCACTGCTGGACATGGGGCGTGGCAAGGGAAAGCCGGGCTGA
- a CDS encoding glutamate-5-semialdehyde dehydrogenase: MVDKIVSAARAATVAAPPLGTEPYDRFCTGLAARLTSAWPRIRAENDADVGRAQEQGLPDVLVDRLRLTEEHLADLVSLTSTVAEEMRELTTRPPGTPIGDWGTRHRVPRPLGVVLMIFEARPTVTVEGALLNVAAGNAVILRGGKEIARTNAALGAAVTAALEDAELPTGLVTVLDDPSRALMKELLRRPDEIDVLIPRGSPSLVDYCHNAGTIPVLASGGGVNHLYVHSSAELDQAVAIALDSKLPAPAGCTSLEIALVDRPVADEFVAALLDGARRDGRPLTLRVGEGIRQPETTGQWRAEALGEHDLGREFLDSTIGVVAVDSPDEAVEFIQRYGSGHSEAIAATDPEVTGAFTDRVDAATIVVNGSLRLNDGPTLELGSEIAISTSRLHARGPITLAALVNYSWVVEANGRLREAN; encoded by the coding sequence ATGGTAGACAAGATCGTGAGCGCCGCACGTGCGGCGACCGTGGCGGCCCCGCCGCTGGGCACCGAACCCTACGACCGTTTCTGCACCGGGCTGGCCGCCCGGCTCACCTCGGCGTGGCCGCGGATCCGCGCGGAGAACGACGCCGACGTCGGCCGAGCTCAAGAGCAGGGCCTACCCGACGTGCTCGTCGACCGGCTCCGGCTGACCGAGGAGCACCTGGCCGACCTGGTGAGCTTGACGTCGACGGTCGCCGAAGAAATGCGCGAGCTGACCACCCGCCCGCCGGGCACCCCGATCGGCGACTGGGGCACCCGGCACCGCGTGCCGCGGCCGCTGGGCGTGGTGCTGATGATCTTCGAGGCCCGCCCCACCGTCACCGTCGAGGGCGCGCTGCTCAACGTCGCGGCCGGCAACGCGGTGATCCTGCGCGGTGGCAAGGAGATCGCGCGGACCAACGCCGCGCTCGGCGCCGCCGTCACCGCCGCGCTGGAGGACGCCGAGCTGCCGACGGGCCTGGTCACCGTGCTGGACGACCCCAGCCGCGCGCTGATGAAGGAACTGCTGCGCCGGCCCGACGAGATCGACGTGCTCATCCCCCGCGGCAGCCCGTCGCTCGTCGACTACTGCCACAACGCGGGCACCATCCCGGTGCTGGCCAGCGGCGGCGGGGTCAACCACCTCTACGTGCACTCGAGCGCCGAGCTGGACCAGGCGGTCGCGATCGCGCTGGACAGCAAGCTGCCCGCCCCGGCGGGGTGCACCTCCCTGGAGATCGCGCTGGTCGACCGGCCGGTGGCCGACGAGTTCGTGGCGGCGCTGCTCGACGGCGCCCGCCGCGACGGCCGGCCGCTGACCCTGCGGGTCGGCGAAGGGATCCGGCAGCCGGAGACGACCGGGCAGTGGCGGGCGGAAGCCCTCGGCGAGCACGACCTGGGCCGGGAGTTCCTCGACAGCACGATCGGCGTGGTGGCGGTGGACTCCCCGGACGAAGCCGTGGAGTTCATCCAGCGGTACGGCTCCGGGCACAGCGAAGCGATCGCCGCCACCGACCCGGAGGTCACCGGCGCGTTCACCGACCGGGTGGACGCGGCCACCATCGTCGTCAACGGGTCCTTGCGGCTCAACGACGGTCCCACGCTGGAGCTGGGCTCGGAGATCGCGATCAGCACCAGCAGGCTGCACGCCCGCGGGCCGATCACCTTGGCCGCGCTGGTGAACTACAGCTGGGTGGTCGAGGCCAACGGCCGGCTGCGCGAGGCGAACTGA
- a CDS encoding O-acetylhomoserine aminocarboxypropyltransferase/cysteine synthase family protein translates to MPASDRAASTPKQYRRPESAVLHAGAELRTGPTAPVVTPIFQTAAYELPGTGAAAGIFDLSEDGHAYTRLNNPTCDVLEARIAAVDGAPAALAVSSGQAATTVALLNLCQAGDNIVSSDELYGGTWNLLANTFARFGIETRFVSPEDPKNFAAATDERTRCYFGETLPNPKLRIFPIEDVAGLADQAGVPLVLDNTLLPMVCNPLEFGANILVYSATKYIGGHGSALGGLIVDGGTFDWTRHAARHPLLTEPDAAHGGEVWTEAGAGLEGALGRSPYLLKARETLVRDLGPCLSPFNAFLLIQGIETLPLRMRAHGDNAAAVARFLAAHPAVASVRHPSLAGGEQKDLLERYLGGNGGPLVQFELTGGQEAGSRFIEALRLFAHVTNIGDVRSLATHPASTTHAQLPVADQLAAGVTPGSVRLSLGLEHPDDLLEDLAQALEQAR, encoded by the coding sequence ATGCCGGCCAGTGACCGAGCCGCCAGCACGCCGAAGCAGTACCGGCGGCCCGAGTCCGCGGTGCTGCACGCCGGTGCCGAGCTGCGCACCGGCCCGACCGCGCCGGTGGTCACGCCCATCTTCCAGACCGCGGCCTACGAGCTGCCCGGCACCGGGGCCGCCGCCGGCATCTTCGACCTCAGCGAGGACGGCCACGCCTACACCCGGCTCAACAACCCGACCTGCGACGTCCTCGAGGCGCGGATCGCCGCGGTCGACGGCGCCCCGGCGGCGCTCGCCGTCTCCTCCGGCCAGGCCGCGACCACCGTCGCGCTGCTCAACCTGTGCCAGGCCGGGGACAACATCGTCAGCTCCGACGAGCTCTACGGCGGCACGTGGAACCTGCTGGCCAACACCTTCGCCCGGTTCGGCATCGAGACCCGGTTCGTCAGCCCGGAGGACCCGAAGAACTTCGCCGCCGCCACCGACGAGCGCACCCGGTGCTACTTCGGCGAAACGCTGCCCAACCCCAAGCTGCGCATCTTCCCCATCGAGGACGTCGCCGGGCTCGCGGACCAGGCCGGGGTGCCGCTGGTGCTGGACAACACCCTGCTCCCGATGGTCTGCAACCCGCTGGAGTTCGGCGCGAACATCCTGGTGTACTCGGCGACGAAGTACATCGGCGGGCACGGCAGCGCCCTGGGCGGGCTCATCGTGGACGGCGGCACCTTCGACTGGACCCGCCACGCCGCGCGGCACCCGCTGCTCACCGAGCCCGACGCCGCCCACGGGGGCGAGGTGTGGACCGAGGCCGGTGCCGGGCTCGAAGGCGCGCTGGGCCGCAGCCCGTACCTGCTCAAGGCGCGGGAAACGCTGGTGCGCGACCTCGGGCCGTGCCTCAGCCCGTTCAACGCTTTCCTGCTCATCCAGGGCATCGAGACGCTGCCGCTGCGGATGCGGGCGCACGGGGACAACGCGGCCGCGGTGGCGCGGTTCCTCGCCGCGCACCCGGCGGTGGCCTCGGTCCGCCACCCGAGCCTGGCCGGCGGCGAGCAGAAGGACCTGCTCGAGCGCTACCTCGGCGGCAACGGCGGCCCGCTGGTGCAGTTCGAGCTGACCGGCGGGCAGGAGGCGGGCAGCCGGTTCATCGAGGCCCTTCGCCTCTTCGCGCACGTGACCAACATCGGCGACGTCCGGTCCCTGGCCACGCACCCGGCGTCCACCACCCACGCCCAGCTGCCCGTGGCCGACCAGCTCGCGGCGGGCGTGACCCCGGGCTCGGTCCGGCTGTCCCTGGGCCTGGAGCACCCCGACGACCTGCTCGAAGACCTCGCCCAGGCGCTGGAGCAAGCCCGGTGA
- a CDS encoding alpha/beta fold hydrolase translates to MTAPAKPPLLLPLSRRPQASQAVLVHPGGGGLSPYTPLAVRLARRGGVSGIRASGLFEGERPDEDVDAMARRYLRLLDTLPRRPELLVGWSMGGVLAWELGARLAETGPAPAVVMIDSFTRRDEFGTATQRDDVVERIMRSVHAKVAPRDQPSAETTAHAHVTASGRHRVTSTHPGPALLMACDGPNRCTQIENWTRLSGRLRVRELHCGHFDVFGRKALPAVLGHLDEFLARNDADLARTA, encoded by the coding sequence ATGACCGCCCCCGCAAAGCCCCCGCTGCTGCTCCCGCTGAGCCGGCGGCCGCAGGCCTCGCAGGCGGTGCTCGTGCACCCCGGCGGTGGCGGCCTGAGCCCGTACACCCCGCTGGCCGTGCGGCTGGCCCGCCGCGGCGGGGTGAGCGGGATCCGCGCCAGCGGCCTGTTCGAAGGCGAGCGGCCCGACGAGGACGTCGACGCGATGGCGCGGCGGTACCTGCGGCTGCTGGACACCCTGCCGCGGCGCCCGGAACTGCTGGTGGGCTGGTCCATGGGCGGCGTCCTCGCCTGGGAGCTGGGCGCGCGGCTCGCCGAGACCGGCCCGGCCCCCGCCGTGGTGATGATCGACAGCTTCACCCGCCGGGACGAGTTCGGCACCGCGACCCAGCGCGACGACGTCGTCGAGCGGATCATGCGCTCGGTCCACGCCAAGGTCGCTCCCCGCGACCAGCCGTCGGCCGAAACCACCGCCCACGCCCACGTCACCGCGTCGGGCCGGCACCGGGTGACCAGCACCCACCCCGGCCCCGCGCTGCTGATGGCGTGCGACGGGCCGAACCGCTGCACCCAGATCGAGAACTGGACCCGGCTGTCCGGGCGGCTGCGCGTGCGCGAACTGCACTGCGGTCACTTCGACGTGTTCGGCCGGAAAGCCCTGCCCGCCGTGCTGGGCCACCTCGACGAGTTCCTCGCCCGGAACGACGCCGACCTGGCCCGTACGGCCTGA
- a CDS encoding DUF4230 domain-containing protein, producing MSKWGKRLIAMAVAVVVVVAAVLVGSAVHLLPQLRNPFAEHTEEHSGPVLLQSIVELSRYEAASGSFQVVVDITTGSVLPSFLVGSDTLFIGVGTDNAFVDFSHLKGDAVKVSDDRLSATITLGHAQLEPATLDVHESHVYAQQQGLFTRINEFLSGNPNSQQALYELAQKQIQAAAEKSPLVADAEKNTRTMLVGLLQSLGFKNITVNYADNAVG from the coding sequence ATGAGTAAATGGGGCAAGCGGCTCATCGCCATGGCCGTGGCCGTAGTGGTCGTCGTCGCGGCGGTGCTCGTCGGATCGGCGGTACACCTGTTACCCCAGTTGCGGAACCCGTTCGCCGAGCACACCGAAGAGCACTCGGGTCCGGTGCTGCTGCAGTCGATCGTCGAGCTCTCCCGCTACGAGGCGGCCAGCGGCTCGTTCCAGGTGGTCGTCGACATCACGACCGGTTCGGTGCTGCCCAGCTTCCTCGTGGGCAGCGACACGCTGTTCATCGGCGTCGGCACGGACAACGCGTTCGTCGACTTCTCGCACCTGAAGGGCGACGCGGTCAAGGTCTCCGACGACCGCCTGTCCGCCACGATCACCTTGGGCCACGCGCAACTGGAGCCGGCGACCCTGGACGTGCACGAGTCCCACGTCTACGCGCAGCAGCAGGGCCTGTTCACCCGGATCAACGAGTTCCTCAGCGGCAACCCGAACTCCCAGCAGGCACTGTACGAACTCGCCCAGAAGCAGATCCAGGCCGCGGCCGAGAAGAGCCCGCTGGTGGCCGACGCGGAGAAGAACACCCGGACGATGCTGGTCGGCCTGCTGCAGTCACTGGGCTTCAAGAACATCACGGTGAACTACGCCGACAACGCCGTCGGCTGA
- a CDS encoding fatty acid desaturase family protein, with protein MSDTEWAYDGKRYRSHRFPGEVRAEMKPLNRSDNWHAGLAWLEDACWIAACVWLCVAVSWWCYPLAALVIGARQRGLSTILHDCAHGVGAADHRVRMLLGTVLTAYPIFQQHYAYKVSHVFTHHPRLGDPDQDPDLRFFIEQGAYRAASPRAYVRRVVLMPLFGTQTWAYLRYLVRNRYRVLRAGRVQESSPVQPRKRALDRIGFWAFWAVVAGVCWSQGWMLELLLFWFVPYLTSFQILGWYIELSEHTPLVRDSRVDLHMTRNRKSRGWEKFLTGIHNDNYHLEHHLDPRTPFWNLGKARRVRLADPEYAAVDAVLGGLFTRGPQGQPSAVTAIVTSMSEQPKEHAHAGQ; from the coding sequence GTGTCGGACACCGAATGGGCCTACGACGGAAAGCGCTATCGGTCGCACCGCTTCCCCGGTGAAGTCCGGGCGGAGATGAAACCCCTCAACCGCAGCGACAACTGGCACGCCGGACTGGCGTGGCTGGAGGACGCCTGCTGGATCGCGGCGTGCGTGTGGCTGTGCGTCGCGGTGTCGTGGTGGTGCTACCCGCTGGCGGCGCTGGTCATCGGCGCCCGCCAGCGGGGGCTGTCCACGATCCTGCACGACTGCGCCCACGGCGTCGGCGCGGCCGACCACCGGGTGCGGATGCTGCTCGGCACCGTGCTCACGGCGTACCCGATCTTCCAGCAGCACTACGCCTACAAGGTTTCGCACGTGTTCACCCACCACCCGCGGCTGGGCGATCCGGACCAGGACCCGGATCTGCGGTTCTTCATCGAGCAGGGGGCCTACCGGGCCGCGTCGCCGCGGGCCTACGTCCGCCGGGTGGTGCTGATGCCGCTGTTCGGCACGCAGACCTGGGCCTACCTGCGGTACCTGGTGCGCAACCGGTACCGGGTGCTGCGGGCGGGCCGGGTCCAGGAATCCTCGCCGGTCCAGCCCCGCAAGCGGGCGCTCGACCGCATCGGGTTCTGGGCGTTCTGGGCCGTCGTCGCCGGCGTGTGCTGGTCACAGGGCTGGATGCTGGAGCTGCTGCTGTTCTGGTTCGTGCCCTACCTGACGAGCTTCCAGATCCTGGGCTGGTACATCGAGCTGTCCGAGCACACCCCGCTCGTCCGGGACTCCCGCGTCGACCTGCACATGACGCGCAACCGCAAGAGCCGCGGCTGGGAGAAGTTCCTCACCGGCATCCACAACGACAACTACCACCTGGAACACCACCTCGACCCGCGCACGCCGTTCTGGAACCTCGGCAAGGCGCGGCGGGTGCGGCTGGCCGATCCGGAGTACGCCGCGGTCGACGCCGTGCTGGGCGGCCTGTTCACCCGCGGGCCGCAGGGCCAGCCCAGCGCCGTCACCGCGATCGTCACGTCCATGTCCGAGCAGCCGAAGGAGCACGCTCATGCCGGCCAGTGA
- a CDS encoding TrpB-like pyridoxal phosphate-dependent enzyme, producing MSTVAMPTSWRSVLPHLDEPLPPDRSPEATAGSSDAGVSVNLPFALVRQSAPGREFWDIPAEVLDAYRTFRPTQLWRARRFEEAVGARVPIYVKYEGGNISGSHKLNTALAQAYYYAKAGVKELVTGTGAGQWGTALAAACSIFGLRCRVFMVGTSLQKKPYRGTLMRTLGATVHASPSDLTEVAARAGGGFNSLALAIGEAVEYAGRTEGAAFCIGSGETYSILHQSVIGLEAIEQLAELEAEVDSVVGCVGAGSNFGGLALPFFAEAAATGAECPRLVAAESSTTPKLTRGVYAYDKTDATGVSPMEAMYTIGSSYPIPDSHSAGLRFHGAAKVLSAMRHQDQITARAVGQVEALEAGQVFTRTEMVLPAPESGHALAVAARLASGRDDEERPTRGVVACVSGHGYLDLSAYQQLMDGELSNEPPVEQSLLAAMDQLQPVQGLAIAGSGHAV from the coding sequence ATGAGCACCGTCGCGATGCCGACCAGCTGGCGCAGCGTGCTGCCGCACCTGGACGAGCCGCTGCCGCCCGACCGCAGCCCGGAGGCCACCGCCGGCAGCTCGGACGCCGGGGTCTCGGTGAACCTGCCGTTCGCGCTGGTGCGCCAGTCCGCACCGGGCCGCGAGTTCTGGGACATCCCCGCCGAGGTGCTCGACGCCTACCGCACCTTCCGACCCACCCAGCTGTGGCGGGCCCGCCGGTTCGAGGAGGCCGTCGGCGCGCGGGTGCCGATCTACGTCAAGTACGAGGGCGGCAACATCTCCGGCAGCCACAAGCTGAACACCGCACTCGCGCAGGCCTACTACTACGCCAAGGCCGGCGTGAAGGAACTGGTCACCGGGACCGGGGCCGGGCAGTGGGGCACCGCGCTCGCCGCCGCCTGCTCGATCTTCGGGCTGCGCTGCCGGGTGTTCATGGTCGGCACGAGCCTGCAGAAGAAGCCCTACCGGGGCACGTTGATGCGGACCCTCGGCGCCACCGTGCACGCCAGCCCGAGCGACCTGACCGAGGTCGCCGCCCGCGCCGGCGGCGGGTTCAACAGCCTCGCGCTGGCCATCGGCGAAGCCGTCGAATACGCCGGGCGCACCGAAGGGGCCGCGTTCTGCATCGGCAGCGGCGAAACCTACAGCATCCTGCACCAGTCCGTGATCGGGCTGGAGGCCATCGAGCAGCTCGCCGAGCTGGAGGCCGAAGTGGACAGTGTCGTCGGCTGCGTCGGCGCCGGCTCGAACTTCGGCGGGCTCGCCCTGCCGTTCTTCGCCGAGGCCGCCGCGACCGGGGCGGAGTGCCCGCGGCTGGTCGCCGCGGAGTCCAGCACCACCCCGAAGCTCACCCGCGGCGTCTACGCCTACGACAAGACCGACGCCACCGGGGTCAGCCCGATGGAGGCGATGTACACGATCGGCAGCTCCTACCCGATCCCGGACTCGCACTCGGCCGGCCTGCGCTTCCACGGCGCGGCGAAGGTCCTGTCCGCCATGCGGCACCAGGACCAGATCACCGCCCGGGCCGTCGGCCAGGTCGAAGCGCTGGAGGCCGGTCAGGTCTTCACCCGCACGGAGATGGTGCTCCCCGCACCGGAGTCCGGCCACGCGCTGGCCGTCGCCGCGCGCCTGGCTTCGGGTCGCGACGACGAGGAGCGGCCCACCCGCGGCGTGGTCGCCTGCGTGAGCGGGCACGGCTACCTCGACCTGTCCGCCTACCAGCAGCTGATGGACGGCGAGCTGAGCAACGAGCCGCCCGTGGAGCAGTCGCTCCTGGCGGCGATGGACCAGCTGCAGCCGGTCCAGGGCCTCGCGATCGCCGGGAGTGGTCATGCCGTCTGA
- a CDS encoding acyl carrier protein, producing the protein MTTGPDHTTVSDSVKRVVIAESRLSLAPEEIQDNEPLSGDLLRINSMGFVGMLVQLEDTLDVTLPDDLFVGRTFKTVNDLVEVVAEGARETEVQR; encoded by the coding sequence ATGACAACCGGACCAGACCACACGACGGTCTCCGACTCCGTCAAGCGCGTGGTGATCGCCGAATCCCGGCTTTCACTGGCGCCGGAGGAGATCCAGGACAACGAGCCGCTCAGCGGCGACCTGCTGCGCATCAACTCGATGGGTTTCGTCGGGATGCTGGTGCAGCTGGAGGACACCCTCGACGTGACACTGCCCGACGACCTGTTCGTCGGCCGCACCTTCAAGACGGTCAACGACCTCGTCGAGGTCGTCGCCGAAGGCGCCCGCGAGACGGAGGTGCAGCGATGA
- a CDS encoding aldo/keto reductase family protein, translated as MEHRRLGRSGLSLSRIAYGNWITHGSQVAEEQAKKCVEAALDAGITTFDTADMYANTRAEEVLGRALAGRRRESLEICTKVYWPTGPGGPNDQGLGRKHIMESATGSLRRLGTDYLDLYQAHQFDPTVELEETMLAFADLVRQGKVLYVGVSEWTADQITRAAALARELRVPLIGSQTQYSMLWRVIEAQVIPACEREGMGQLVWSPMAQGVLTGKYLPGQRPPEGSRATDGEGSGYMVRWLQDDVLRKVQELRPVAEELGLTMAQLALAWVLQNPNVTSAITGASRPEQLTDNLKAVDVVLEDAVMTKIDEVLDGVSRFDPTFIGVPLTALV; from the coding sequence ATGGAACATCGACGACTGGGCCGCAGCGGCCTATCCCTGAGCAGGATCGCCTACGGCAATTGGATCACCCACGGATCGCAGGTGGCGGAAGAACAAGCGAAGAAATGCGTCGAAGCGGCGCTCGACGCCGGCATCACCACTTTCGACACCGCCGACATGTACGCGAACACCCGCGCCGAAGAGGTGCTGGGACGCGCGCTGGCGGGCCGGCGCCGGGAAAGCCTGGAGATCTGCACCAAGGTGTACTGGCCGACCGGCCCCGGCGGCCCCAACGACCAGGGCCTGGGCCGCAAGCACATCATGGAGTCCGCGACCGGCTCCCTGCGCCGGCTCGGGACCGACTACCTCGACCTCTACCAGGCCCACCAGTTCGACCCCACGGTCGAACTGGAGGAGACCATGCTGGCCTTCGCCGACCTGGTGCGCCAGGGCAAGGTCCTCTACGTCGGGGTCTCGGAGTGGACCGCCGACCAGATCACCCGCGCCGCCGCGCTGGCCCGCGAGCTGCGTGTCCCGCTGATCGGCAGCCAGACGCAGTACTCGATGCTGTGGCGGGTCATCGAAGCCCAGGTCATCCCGGCCTGCGAGCGCGAGGGTATGGGCCAGCTCGTCTGGTCGCCGATGGCCCAGGGCGTGCTCACCGGCAAGTACCTGCCCGGTCAGCGCCCGCCCGAGGGCTCCCGCGCCACCGACGGCGAGGGCAGCGGCTACATGGTCCGCTGGCTGCAGGACGACGTGCTCCGCAAGGTGCAGGAGCTGCGCCCGGTCGCCGAGGAGCTCGGCCTGACCATGGCCCAGCTGGCCCTCGCCTGGGTGCTGCAGAACCCCAACGTCACGTCCGCGATCACCGGTGCCTCGCGCCCCGAGCAGCTCACGGACAACCTCAAGGCCGTCGACGTCGTGCTCGAGGACGCCGTGATGACCAAGATCGACGAGGTGCTCGACGGCGTCAGCCGCTTCGACCCGACCTTCATCGGCGTGCCGCTGACGGCCCTCGTCTGA